From the Fusarium musae strain F31 chromosome 11, whole genome shotgun sequence genome, one window contains:
- a CDS encoding hypothetical protein (CAZy:CE8), with the protein MKFLTTLSFVTAAFAASRTTAPSGCITVKKSPGSGQFGTVQAAVNSLSTTASGKQCIFIDQGTYNEQVLVPSRSAQLSIYGYTTDTSGYSGNKVTITAKKSQADGLNNDGTATLRVKAANFKLYNVNVANTYGQGSQAVALSAYADSGYYGVALTGFQDTLLAQQGYQLYSKCLIQGATDFIFGQTASAWFEKIDLRVVAASVGYITANGRDSDSNMSYYVFNNCNIAAAAGNAVANGAYYLGRPWRQYARVVFQKTSMSSVINSKGWSIWNTGEENTAHVLFGEYGNTGAGSQGQRASFATKLSNAVSISTVLSGNYASKGFYDASYM; encoded by the exons ATGAAGTTCCTCACAACATTGAGTTTCGTCACAGCGGCATTCGCTGCTAGCCGAACGACTGCGCCCTCTGGATGCATCACTGTCAAGAAGTCCCCTGGAAGCGGTCAATTCGGTACCGTCCAAGCTGCTGTCAACTCTCTCTCAACTACGGCATCTGGAAAGCAATGCATCTTCATTGACCAGGGTACCTACAATGAGCAGGTCCTTGTTCCTAGTCGCAGCGCTCAGCTGTCTATCTACGGTTACACTACCGACACTAGCGGATACAGCGGCAACAAGGTCACCATCACAGCAAAGAAGAGCCAGGCTGATGGTCTGAACAACGATGGCACAGCTACCCTCCGTGTCAAGGCTGCGAACTTCAAGCTCTACAACGTCAATGTTGCCAACACTTACGGACAGGGCAGCCAGGCTGTTGCTCTGAGCGCCTATGCCGATAGCGGATACTA CGGTGTTGCTCTTACTGGATTCCAGGATACCCTTCTTGCCCAGCAGGGCTACCAGCTGTACTCCAAATGCCTTATTCAGGGCGCTACCGACTTCATCTTCGGCCAGACTGCTTCCGCCTGGTTCGAGAAGATTGACCTACGAGTTGTCGCCGCCTCAGTCGGCTACATCACTG CCAACGGACGCGACTCTGACTCCAACATGTCTTACTACGTTTTCAACAACTGCAACATTGCCGCAGCTGCCGGCAACGCCGTTGCCAACGGCGCATACTACCTTGGTCGACCTTGGCGCCAGTATGCCCGTGTTGTCTTCCAGAAGACCAGCATGAGCTCCGTCATCAACTCCAAGGGTTGGTCTATCTGGAACACTGGCGAGGAGAACACTGCCCACGTGCTGTTTGGAGAGTATGGCAACACTGGTGCTGGTTCTCAGGGTCAGCGCGCCTCTTTTGCCACCAAGCTCTCCAATGCAGTCTCTATCTCTACTGTCCTTTCTGGAAACTACGCTTCTAAGGGCTTCTACGATGCTTCTTATATGTAA